A single region of the Raphanus sativus cultivar WK10039 chromosome 1, ASM80110v3, whole genome shotgun sequence genome encodes:
- the LOC130508030 gene encoding 31 kDa ribonucleoprotein, chloroplastic-like, protein MAASSSCFAIPLSSSRSSSNAIPKCKTLTSSCFYVASLKASTTSFHLSSLSRQRLQLKVFSSSSELSVLDEATQEAEEEEVKADRETGEETEAEPVVTKKPRPCELYVCNIPRSYDITQLLDMFQSFGTVISVEVSRNPETGESRGSGYVTMSSINSAKNAIASLDGNEVGGREMRVRYSVDMNPGTRKNTSALNSTPKKILMYESPYKVYVGNLPWLTQPDGLRDHFSQFGTVVSTRVLHDRKTGKNRVFAFLSFANLDERDAALSLNGTEYEGRRIIVRQGIERTES, encoded by the exons ATGGCAGCCTCCTCCTCCTGCTTCGCAATTCCCTTATCTTCTTCTCGATCATCTTCCAATGCCATCCCAAAATGCAAAACGTTAACCTCTTCTTGCTTTTACGTAGCATCTCTCAAAGCTTCTACCACCTCTTtccatctctcttctctttctcgcCAACGACTGCAACTCAAggtcttttcttcttcttcagaatTATCAGTTCTGGATGAAGCGAcacaagaagcagaagaagaagaagttaaaGCTGATCGAGAGACAGGAGAAGAAACCGAAGCGGAGCCAGTGGTGACGAAGAAACCGAGACCTTGCGAGCTATACGTTTGTAATATCCCAAGAAGCTATGACATTACTCAGCTTCTCGACATGTTTCAGTCTTTTGGAACTGTCATCTCCGTCgag GTATCTCGAAATCCAGAGACTGGAGAGAGCCGTGGAAGCGGTTATGTCACAATGAGTTCTATCAACTCTGCCAAAAACGCCATTGCTTCTCTTGATGGAAAT GAAGTAGGTGGTCGGGAGATGCGGGTTAGGTACTCTGTTGACATGAATCCAGGAACCAGAAAAAACACATCAGCCTTGAACTCAACACCTAAGAAGATTCTCATGTACGAAAGCCCATACAAGGTTTATGTCGGAAACCTCCCTTGGCTCACGCAGCCTGATGGTTTGAGAGACCACTTTAGCCAGTTTGGTACTGTCGTGAGCACCAGAGTGTTGCACGACCGCAAGACTGGGAAAAACAGAGTCTTTGCCTTTCTTTCCTTTGCGAACCTTGACGAACGTGATGCTGCTCTTTCGCTCAATGGAACA GAATATGAAGGTCGCAGAATCATAGTCAGACAAGGTATCGAGAGGACCGAGTCTTAA
- the LOC130508011 gene encoding WAT1-related protein At1g01070-like, protein MQGVKVIEEWSPVIVMVISNVAMGSVNALVKKALDVGVNHMVVGAYRMAISALILAPFAYILERKTRPELTFRLLVDHFISGLLGASLMQFFFLLGLSYTSATVSCALVSMLPAITFTLALIFRTENVRNLKTKAGMLKMMGTLICISGALFLTFYKGPQISNPHSHTEAALHQNNNDQDKAKNWLLGCLYLTIGTTLLSLWMLFQGNLNIKYPCKYSSTCLMSVFAAFQCALLSLYKGRDAHDWVIGDKFVIIVIVYAGVVGQAMSTVATTWGIKKLGAVFASTFSPVTLISATLFDFLILHTPLYLGSVIGSVVAVMGLYVFLWGKNNETEASTTLPPQMDNGHQNVNNDNDSKSPV, encoded by the exons atgcagGGAGTAAAAGTAATCGAGGAGTGGTCTCCGGTTATAGTAATGGTGATATCTAACGTAGCGATGGGTTCAGTGAATGCACTTGTGAAGAAAGCTCTTGATGTTGGTGTGAACCATATGGTCGTTGGTGCTTATCGAATGGCTATTTCCGCTTTAATTCTAGCTCCCTTCGCTTATATCTTGGAAAG GAAAACAAGACCGGAGCTAACATTTAGGTTATTGGTAGATCATTTCATCAGCGGCCTGCTCGG GGCAAGTCTGatgcaatttttctttttgcttggTCTGTCGTACACGTCGGCAACTGTTTCGTGTGCTTTGGTAAGCATGTTGCCCGCAATCACCTTCACTTTGGCCCTTATTTTCAG GACCGAGAATGTAAGGAATCTAAAGACGAAAGCAGGAATGTTGAAGATGATGGGAACTCTAATATGCATAAGTGGAGCTTTGTTCTTGACATTCTACAAAGGCCCTCAAATATCAAACCCTCACTCACACACGGAGGCGGCTCTTCACCAGAACAACAATGATCAAGACAAAGCCAAGAACTGGCTTCTTGGATGTCTTTACTTAACCATTGGAACCACGCTGCTGTCTCTATGGATGCTGTTTCAAGGGAATTTAAACATTAAGTACCCTTGCAAATACTCGAGCACCTGTCTCATGTCGGTTTTTGCGGCGTTCCAATGTGCTCTCTTGAGTCTTTACAAGGGCAGAGACGCTCACGATTGGGTCATCGGTGACAAATTCGTGATTATTGTCATCGTATACGCT GGAGTGGTAGGACAAGCAATGTCGACGGTAGCAACAACGTGGGGAATTAAGAAACTAGGAGCGGTTTTCGCATCCACATTTTCTCCAGTTACTCTTATATCAGCTACTCTATTCGATTTCCTCATCTTACACACTCCTTTATACCTTGGCAG TGTAATTGGATCAGTAGTGGCAGTGATGGGTCTCTACGTGTTCTTGTGGGGTAAGAACAATGAAACGGAAGCATCAACTACATTGCCTCCTCAGATGGACAATGGACACCAAAATGTTAATAACGATAACGACTCTAAGTCGCCCGTTTAA
- the LOC130508006 gene encoding protein LHY-like produces the protein MDTNTSGDELLTKARKPYTITKQRERWTEDEHDRFLEALRLYGRAWQRIEEHIGTKTAVQIRSHAQKFFTKLEKEAEAKGIPVCQALNIEIPPPRPKRKPNTPYPRKPGPSSSQAPSAKLASSSQCNQAFLDLEKVPINEETSTGKENQDDNCSGVSTVNKFPLPKKPEPSLRKESADNGTSKASNVENMVQDLPEKNKDRVADSARNYPWHFPADFVNGNGAKCAQFHPPPGMVSQDLMFCPMGDRVHGHVNLPATTTSSATTTTTTTSQQACPSQDVYRSFLHFSSTFPNLIMSSLLQNPAAHAAATFAASAWPYSNVGNSGDSSTQMSSSPPPPSIAAIAAATVAAATAWWASHGLIPVCAPPPPTPVTCLPLPTFAVPTPSMEKMDTVKSNQEPLEKQNTALQDQKMASKSPASSSDDSEETGITKLNAADSKTNRDKEEVIVDAAAADALHDPNASPKKKLVDRSSCGSNTPSGSDAETDALDKMEKDNEDVKEADANQPSVIELSNRRSKIRDNNNNQTTDSWKEVSQGGRKAFQALFARQRLPQSFSPPQVEDNVNGKQSDTSMPMAPDLNKIQGSCDADQESGVMMIGDGQGKSLKTRQSGFKPYKRCSMEVKESQDGNTNNQSDEKVCKRIRLEGEAST, from the exons ATGGATACAAATACATCTGGAGATGAGTTATTAACCAAG GCAAGAAAGCCGTATACTATTACAAAGCAGCGGGAACGATGGACAGAGGATGAGCATGATAGGTTTCTTGAAGCCTTGAGGCTTTATGGAAGGGCCTGGCAACGCATAGAAG AACATATTGGGACAAAGACTGCTGTTCAGATCAGAAGTCATGCACAAAAGTTCTTCACCAAG TTGGAGAAAGAGGCTGAAGCTAAAGGCATTCCTGTTTGTCAAGCTCTCAACATAGAAATCCCACCTCCTCGTCCTAAAAGAAAACCCAATACTCCTTATCCTCGCAAACCTGGCCCATCTTCCTCTCAAGCACCATCAGCAAAACTTGCCTCTTCTTCACAATGTAACCAGGCTTTCTTGGATTTGGAAAAAGTGCCCATTAACGAG GAAACATCAACTGGGAAAGAAAATCAAGATGATAACTGCTCAGGGGTTTCTACTGTGAACAAGTTTCCCTTACCAAAGAAACCTGAACCGTCTCTAAGAAAG GAGAGTGCTGATAATGGAACAAGTAAGGCGTCAAATGTGGAAAACATGGTTCAAGATCTTCCCGAGAAGAACAAAGACAGAGTTGCTGACAGCGCAAGGAACTACCCTTGGCATTTCCCCGCGGATTTTGTAAACGGAAATGGGGCAAAATGCGCTCAGTTTCATCCCCCTCCAGGTATGGTATCTCAAGACTTGATGTTTTGTCCTATGGGAGATCGTGTTCACGGGCACGTGAATCTTCCAGCTACCACAACATCTTctgctactactactactacaacTACTTCTCAACAGGCGTGCCCTTCTCAGGATGTTTACCGTTCGTTTCTTCACTTCTCCTCTACTTTCCCCAATCTCATTATGTCAAGTCTCCTACAGAACCCTGCAGCTCATGCTGCAGCCACGTTCGCTGCTTCGGCCTGGCCCTATTCCAATGTCGGGAACTCGGGAGATTCATCAACGCAAATGagctcttctcctcctcctccaagtATAGCTGCTATAGCTGCTGCTACGGTAGCTGCTGCAACTGCTTGGTGGGCTTCTCATGGACTTATTCCTGTGtgtgctcctcctcctcctactccAGTCACATGCCTTCCATTACCAACCTTTGCTGTTCCAACTCCCTCAATGGAGAAGATGGATACCGTTAAAAGTAATCAAGAACCGCTGGAGAAACAGAACACAGCTCTGCAAGATCAAAAAATGGCTTCAAAATCTCCAGCTTCATCATCCGACGATTCAGAAGAGACTGGAATAACCAAGCTAAACGCTGCCGACTCGAAAACAAATCGTGACAAGGAGGAAGTTATTGTTGacgctgctgctgctgatgctTTGCATGATCCAAACGCGTCCCCAAAGAAAAAGCTGGTGGACCGCTCATCGTGTGGGTCAAACACACCATCAGGAAGTGACGCGGAAACAGACGCATTAGATAAGATGGAGAAAGATAACGAGGATGTAAAGGAGGCAGATGCAAACCAGCCAAGTGTTATTGAGTTAAGCAACCGTCGGAGTAAAATCAGAGACAACAATAACAACCAAACTACTGATTCATGGAAAGAAGTCTCCCAAGgg GGTCGTAAAGCGTTTCAGGCTCTATTTGCAAGACAGAGATTGCCTCAGAGCTTTTCACCTCCTCAAGTGGAGGATAATGTGAATGGAAAACAAAGCGACACGTCAATGCCAATGGCTCCTGATCTCAACAAGATTCAAGGTTCTTGTGATGCAGACCAAGAAAGTGGAGTAATGATGATAGGTGATGGACAGGGGAAGAGCCTTAAAACGAGACAGTCAGGGTTTAAGCCATACAAGAGATGTTCTATGGAGGTGAAAGAGAGTCAAGATGGGAACACGAACAATCAGAGCGATGAAAAAGTCTGCAAGAGGATTCGATTGGAAGGAGAAGCTTCAACATAA
- the LOC108805131 gene encoding soluble inorganic pyrophosphatase 1, whose translation MSGETKENQKQLQRPAPRLNERILSSLSRRSVAAHPWHDLEIGPGAPQIFNVVVEITKGSKVKYELDKKTGLIKVDRILYSSVVYPHNYGFVPRTLCEDNDPIDVLVIMQEPVLPGCFLRARAIGLMPMIDQGEKDDKIIAVCVDDPEYKHYTDIKELPPHRLSEIRRFFEDYKKNENKEVAVNDFLPSEKAIEAIQYSMDLYAEYILHTLRR comes from the exons ATGAGTGGAGAAACCAAAGAGAATCAGAAGCAGCTGCAGCGACCAGCTCCTCGTCTTAACGAGAGGATTCTCTCTTCCTTGTCTAGACGATCCGTTGCTGCTCATCCCTGGCACGATCTCGAGATTG GTCCTGGAGCTCCACAGATTTTCAATGTG GTTGTTGAGATCACAAAGGGAAGCAAGGTCAAATATGAACTTGACAAAAAGACTGGACTCATCAAGGTTGATCGTATTCTCTACTCCTCAGTTGTTTACCCTCACAACTATGGTTTCGTTCCTCGCACCCTTTGTGAAGACAATGACCCTATTGATGTTTTAGTCATCATGCAG gaaCCTGTGCTTCCAGGTTGTTTTCTGCGTGCTCGTGCTATTGGATTAATGCCTATGATTGACCAG GGTGAGAAAGATGACAAGATTATTGCAGTTTGTGTTGATGATCCTGAGTACAAGCATTACACTGACATCAAGGAGCTTCCTCCTCACCGTCTCTCTGAGATCCGTCGTTTCTTTGAAGACT ACAAGAAGAATGAGAACAAGGAAGTTGCTGTTAATGATTTTCTCCCATCTGAGAAAGCTATTGAAGCTATCCAGTACTCAAT GGACCTTTATGCTGAGTACATTCTCCATACTCTGAGACGTTGA